From Macaca mulatta isolate MMU2019108-1 chromosome 3, T2T-MMU8v2.0, whole genome shotgun sequence, the proteins below share one genomic window:
- the CFAP298 gene encoding cilia- and flagella-associated protein 298 gives MVLLHVKRGDESQFLLQAPGSTELEELTVQVARVYNGRLKVQRLCSEMEELAEHGIFLPPNMQGLTDDQIEELKLKDEWGEKCVPSGGAVFKKDDIGRRNGQAPNEKMKQVLKKTIEEAKAIISKKQVEAGVCVTMEMVKDALDQLRGAVMIVYPMGLPPYDPIRMEFENKEDLSGTQAGLNVIKESEAQLWWAAKELRRTKKLSDYVGKNEKTKIIAKIQQRGQGAPAREPIISSEEQKQLMLFYHRRQEELKRLEENDDDACLNSPWADNTALKRHFHGVKDIKWRPR, from the exons ATGGTTCTGCTGCACGTGAAGCGGGGCGACGAGAGCCAGTTCCTGCTGCAGGCGCCTGGGAGCACCGAGCTGGAGGAGCTCACGGTGCAGGTGGCCCGGGTCTATAATGGGCGCCTCAAGGTGCAGCGCCTCTGCTCAG aaatggaagAATTAGCTGAACATGGCATATTTCTCCCTCCTAATATGCAAGGACTGACTGATGATCAGATTGAAGAATTGAAATTGAAAGATGAATGGGGTGAAAAATGTGTACCCAGTGGAGGTGCAGTATTTAAAAAGGATGATATTGGACGAAGGAATGGGCAAG ctccaaatgagaaaatgaagcaaGTGTTAAAGAAGACTATAGAAGAAGCCAAAGCAATAATATCTAAG AAACAAGTGGAAGCCGGTGTCTGTGTTACGATGGAGATGGTGAAAGATGCCTTGGATCAGCTTCGAGGCGCGGTGATGATTGTTTACCCCATGGGGTTGCCACCGTATGATCCCATCCGCATGGAGTTTGAAAATAAGGAAGATTTGTCGGGAACGCAG GCAGGGCTCAACGTCATTAAAGAATCAGAGGCGCAGCTGTGGTGGGCAGCCAAGGAGCTGAGAAgaacaaagaagctttcagactacgtggggaaaaatgaaaaaaccaaAATTATCGCCAAGATTCAGCAA AGGGGACAGGGAGCTCCAGCCCGAGAGCCTATTATTAGCAGCGAGGAGCAGAAGCAGCTGATGCTGTTCTACCACAGAAGGCAAGAGGAGCTCAAG AGATTGGAAGAAAATGATGACGACGCCTGTTTAAACTCACCATGGGCGGATAACACTGCtttgaaaagacattttcatGGAGTAAAAGACATAAAGTGGAGACCAAGATGA